The following coding sequences lie in one Chanos chanos chromosome 4, fChaCha1.1, whole genome shotgun sequence genomic window:
- the LOC115809083 gene encoding mu-type opioid receptor isoform X3 yields the protein MKTATNIYIFNLALADALATSTLPFQSVNYLMGTWPFGQFLCKIVMSIDYYNMFTSIFTLTTMSIDRYIAVCHPVKALDFRTPRNAKIVNVCNWILSSAIGLPVMVMARTTFDHHGSLVIIDCTLLFPHPSWYWENLLKICVFIFAFIMPVLIITVCYGLMILRLKSVRMLSGSKEKDRNLRRITRMVLVVVAVFIICWTPIHIYVIIKALVTIPHSLLQSVTWHFCIALGYTNSCLNPVLYAFLDENFKRCFREFCIPSPSVLELQNSSRTRHPQREAQSSGHTVDRTNHQLEHLQSKYIGTGHADTTKWEWLVNQHRDSYCSYMGHFDLLNYFAIAENESKARVRFNLMEKMLQPCGPPADKPEDA from the exons atgaaaactgcaacCAACATCTACATCTTCAACCTCGCTCTGGCTGATGCGTTGGCAACGAGTACTCTTCCCTTCCAGAGTGTCAACTATCTGATGGGCACCTGGCCTTTTGGACAATTCCTCTGCAAGATTGTGATGTCCATCGACTATTACAACATGTTCACCAGCATCTTCACTTTGACAACCATGAGCATCGACCGCTACATTGCAGTGTGCCACCCCGTCAAGGCCTTGGACTTCAGAACGCCACGCAACGCCAAAATCGTCAACGTCTGCAACTGGATCCTGTCATCTGCTATTGGCCTGCCAGTCATGGTCATGGCCCGCACTACTTTTGATCACCATGGCAGCT TGGTCATTATCGACTGCACGCTCCTCTTCCCCCATCCTTCCTGGTACTGGGAGAACCTGCTCAAGATCTGTGTGTTCATCTTTGCTTTCATCATGCCCGTGCTTATCATCACTGTCTGCTATGGCCTGATGATCCTGCGTCTGAAGAGCGTACGAATGCTCTCCGGTTCCAAGGAGAAAGACCGCAACCTGCGGCGCATCACGCGTATGGTCCTGGTGGTGGTTGCCGTCTTCATCATCTGCTGGACGCCCATTCACATATATGTCATCATCAAGGCTCTGGTCACCATCCCCCACTCCCTGCTGCAGTCCGTCACTTGGCACTTCTGCATTGCCCTGGGCTACACCAACAGTTGCCTGAACCCCGTTCTTTATGCCTTCCTGGATGAAAACTTCAAACGCTGTTTCCGTGAGTTCTGCATCCCTAGTCCCTCAGTCCTGGAACTCCAGAACTCCTCACGTACTCGCCACCCACAACGCGAAGCCCAGTCCAGCGGCCACACAGTGGACCGAACCAATCA TCAACTAGAACACCTGCAGTCCAAGTATATCGGCACTGGCCATGCAGACACCACCAAATGGGAGTGGCTGGTGAACCAGCATCGAGACTCGTATTGCTCCTACATGGGCCACTTCGACCTGCTTAATTACTTCGCCATCGCTGAGAATGAAAGCAAGGCTCGTGTGCGTTTCAATCTGATGGAGAAGATGCTGCAGCCCTGCGGCCCACCCGCTGACAAACCAGAGGATGCATAG
- the LOC115809083 gene encoding splicing factor 3B subunit 5 isoform X4 has translation MTDRYNIHSQLEHLQSKYIGTGHADTTKWEWLVNQHRDSYCSYMGHFDLLNYFAIAENESKARVRFNLMEKMLQPCGPPADKPEDA, from the coding sequence ATGACAGACCGCTACAATATCCACAGTCAACTAGAACACCTGCAGTCCAAGTATATCGGCACTGGCCATGCAGACACCACCAAATGGGAGTGGCTGGTGAACCAGCATCGAGACTCGTATTGCTCCTACATGGGCCACTTCGACCTGCTTAATTACTTCGCCATCGCTGAGAATGAAAGCAAGGCTCGTGTGCGTTTCAATCTGATGGAGAAGATGCTGCAGCCCTGCGGCCCACCCGCTGACAAACCAGAGGATGCATAG